In Zalophus californianus isolate mZalCal1 chromosome 4, mZalCal1.pri.v2, whole genome shotgun sequence, the following proteins share a genomic window:
- the LOC113932733 gene encoding syntenin-1 isoform X1: MSLYPSLEDLKVDKVIQAQTAFSANPANPAILSEASAPISQDGNLYPKLYPELSQYMGLSLNEEEIRANMALVPGASVQGQLVTRPSSMNYMVAPVTGNDVGIRRAEIKQGIREVILCKDQDGKIGLRLKSIDNGIFVQLVQANSPASLVGLRFGDQVLQINGENCAGWSSDKAHKVLKQAFGEKITMTVRDRPFERTVTMHKDSTGHVGFIFKNGKITSIVKDSSAARNGLLTEHNICEVNGQNVIGLKDSQIADILSTSETAVTITIMPAFIFEHIIKRMAPSIMKSLMDHTIPEV; this comes from the exons ATGTCTCTGTACCCATCTCTTGAAGACCTGAAGGTAGACAAAGTTATTCAG gctcAAACTGCCTTTTCTGCAAACCCTGCCAACCCAGCAATTTTGTCTGAAGCTTCTGCGCCCATCTCTCAAGATGGAA ATCTCTATCCTAAATTGTATCCGGAGCTCTCCCAGTACATGGGCCTGAgtttaaatgaagaagaaatccGTGCAAATATGGCCTTGGTCCCTGGAGCATCAGTTCAGGGG CAGTTGGTAACAAGACCTTCCAGTATGAACTATATGGTGGCACCTGTAACTGGTAATGATGTTGGAATTCGTAGAGCAGAAATTAAGCAAGGGATTCGTGAAGTCATTTTGTGTAAGGATCAAGATGGAAAAATTGGGCTCAGGCTTAAATCAATAGATAAT GGTATATTTGTTCAGCTGGTCCAGGCAAATTCTCCAGCCTCATTGGTTGGTCTGAGATTTGGGGACCAGGTACTCCAGATCAATGGGGAAAACTGTGCAGGCTGGAGCTCTGATAAAGCACACAAGGTGCTCAAACAGGCTTTTGGAGAGAAGATTACTATGACTGTTCGTGACAG GCCCTTTGAACGGACAGTTACCATGCATAAGGATAGTACTGGACATGTtggctttatctttaaaaatggaaagataacatCCATAGTGAAAGATAGTTCTGCAGCCAGAAATGGTCTTCTCACAGAACATAACATCTGTGAAGTCAACGGGCAGAATGTCATTGGGCTGAAG GATTCTCAAATTGCAGACATACTGTCAACATCTGAGACTGCAGTTACTATTACAATCATGCCTGCTTTTATCTTTGAACATATTATTAAACG GATGGCACCAAGCATTATGAAAAGCCTGATGGATCACACCATTCCTGAGGTTTGA
- the LOC113932733 gene encoding syntenin-1 isoform X2, producing the protein MSLYPSLEDLKVDKVIQAQTAFSANPANPAILSEASAPISQDGNLYPKLYPELSQYMGLSLNEEEIRANMALVPGASVQGLVTRPSSMNYMVAPVTGNDVGIRRAEIKQGIREVILCKDQDGKIGLRLKSIDNGIFVQLVQANSPASLVGLRFGDQVLQINGENCAGWSSDKAHKVLKQAFGEKITMTVRDRPFERTVTMHKDSTGHVGFIFKNGKITSIVKDSSAARNGLLTEHNICEVNGQNVIGLKDSQIADILSTSETAVTITIMPAFIFEHIIKRMAPSIMKSLMDHTIPEV; encoded by the exons ATGTCTCTGTACCCATCTCTTGAAGACCTGAAGGTAGACAAAGTTATTCAG gctcAAACTGCCTTTTCTGCAAACCCTGCCAACCCAGCAATTTTGTCTGAAGCTTCTGCGCCCATCTCTCAAGATGGAA ATCTCTATCCTAAATTGTATCCGGAGCTCTCCCAGTACATGGGCCTGAgtttaaatgaagaagaaatccGTGCAAATATGGCCTTGGTCCCTGGAGCATCAGTTCAGGGG TTGGTAACAAGACCTTCCAGTATGAACTATATGGTGGCACCTGTAACTGGTAATGATGTTGGAATTCGTAGAGCAGAAATTAAGCAAGGGATTCGTGAAGTCATTTTGTGTAAGGATCAAGATGGAAAAATTGGGCTCAGGCTTAAATCAATAGATAAT GGTATATTTGTTCAGCTGGTCCAGGCAAATTCTCCAGCCTCATTGGTTGGTCTGAGATTTGGGGACCAGGTACTCCAGATCAATGGGGAAAACTGTGCAGGCTGGAGCTCTGATAAAGCACACAAGGTGCTCAAACAGGCTTTTGGAGAGAAGATTACTATGACTGTTCGTGACAG GCCCTTTGAACGGACAGTTACCATGCATAAGGATAGTACTGGACATGTtggctttatctttaaaaatggaaagataacatCCATAGTGAAAGATAGTTCTGCAGCCAGAAATGGTCTTCTCACAGAACATAACATCTGTGAAGTCAACGGGCAGAATGTCATTGGGCTGAAG GATTCTCAAATTGCAGACATACTGTCAACATCTGAGACTGCAGTTACTATTACAATCATGCCTGCTTTTATCTTTGAACATATTATTAAACG GATGGCACCAAGCATTATGAAAAGCCTGATGGATCACACCATTCCTGAGGTTTGA